One genomic segment of Prosthecobacter sp. SYSU 5D2 includes these proteins:
- a CDS encoding transposase — translation MKATQTTDPQRDALEAQLVGVNAKTAPYPAARSWSGGRKRIVGKGPYESYCYHVMSRTCGGEVFFDDVEKEALKRLMWRLADFCGVKLATYCIMGNHFHLLVEVPKKDLWLER, via the coding sequence ATGAAGGCGACTCAAACGACTGATCCGCAACGCGATGCGCTGGAGGCGCAGCTCGTGGGCGTGAATGCCAAAACCGCTCCCTATCCTGCCGCGCGGTCCTGGTCAGGCGGACGCAAACGGATCGTCGGCAAAGGCCCCTATGAAAGCTATTGCTACCACGTCATGTCCCGCACCTGCGGCGGCGAGGTCTTCTTCGATGACGTGGAAAAGGAGGCGCTCAAACGCCTCATGTGGCGGCTGGCAGACTTCTGCGGCGTCAAACTCGCCACCTACTGCATCATGGGCAACCACTTCCACCTGCTGGTGGAAGTCCCCAAAAAAGACCTCTGGCTGGAGCGG